The nucleotide sequence AGCAGCTTACCATTTATTTCTGAACCAGTAAAAATAAATAATTATACACTTATGGATGGCGGAATAGCTGATCCTATACCAATAAAAAGGTCAATTGAAGATGGAAATGCCAAAAATGTACTTATACTAACAAGAGAAGCTGATTACATAAAGAATCCGTTTAAACATAATTGGATACTTTCAAAAAAATACTCACAGTTTAAAGGCTTATGTAAAGCAATTTTAAACAGACATAAGTTATATAACGAAACCTTAAAGTACATCTCCCATTTAGAAAATACCGGAAAAGTTTTTATTATAAGACCTACCTTCTCACCAAAGGTAAAACGTATTGAAAAAAACAAGTCTAGATTAAACGCCCTTTATCTAGAAGGATATAAGGACGCAGAAAAAAATTATGATAAACTTCTTCAATTTCTAAACTCAAACTAATTTTCATCTTTCAATCACTTTATAAGGTACTGTAAATTTCATTTTACAGTACCTTATTTTATTGATATGCTAAACATTTATAATTATACTGAGTTTTTTATATCAAGTACCTTTCCTTTCATACCACAATCAAATTATAATTTTATATATTTTGAATATAAATTTCAATTGGGGTTAAAATAAACCAATATAGTAATAAACTTTTTAAAGGAGGCTTACTCATGAAAATAGGTTTTCCAAAAGGTCTTTTATATTGTAATTATTACCCCTTTTTTAACAGTTTTTTTAGTGAATTAGGGTGTTCTATCGTAACCTCTCCTGATACCAACAAGGAAATTTTAAATTTAGGAGTTAAATACTGCATTGATGAAGCATGTCTTCCCATAAAAATATTTCACGGTCATGTGGCATATTTAAAAGATAAATGTGATTATATGTTTATCCCCCGACTTATGTCTATTAGCTCAAATGAATCCATATGTCCAAAATTCTGTGGGCTTCCTGAAATGATTAAAAATAGTATCCCTGATTTCCCTGACATGATATCTTACCCAATTTACATGGATACCGAAAAAAACTTTATGAAATTCATAAAAAAATGCGGTCATCTATTCACAATGAATAACTTCAAAATCCAAAAAGCATACTTAAAGGGAAAAAGCGCTCAAGCTGATTTTCTTTCGAAAAATAAAATTCACAAAGTACATAATATAAAAGTAGCTTTGGCAGGACACCCGTATAATATATTTGATTCATATACAAATTTAAATTTAATAAAGAAGCTTGATGAACTAAACATAGGTATACTAACTGAAAAAGATATAGATGAAAATCTTATAAATAAGCAAATGAAAACCTTGTTTAAAAAACCATTTTGGACATTCGCAAGGAAATCTTATGGTTTTTCAACCTTTTGTGCAAAAAATAATCTAGTAAATGGCATTATATACGTATCATCATTTGCATGTGGCATAGATTCTGTAGTTCTAGAATTGATAAAAAAAGAACTTAGTAACTTCCCAATATTAGTTCTTAAAATTGATGAACAAACTGGAGAAGCTGGTTTTAATACGAGATTAGAGGCTTTTTCTGATATGCTAGAAAGGAGATATAATTTCAATGAAAATAACATTTCCCAACCTAGGTAACACCTTATATGCAGCTAAAGCTCTTTTTGATAATTTAGAAATCGAATACGTACTTCCACCAAACAGTAGTAAAAAGTGTCTCGAAATAGGCTCTCTTTATTCTCCAGAAGATATTTGCCTCCCCTTTAAAATAATGATAGGAGCTTACATAGACTCTATAGAAAGAGGTGCAGATACAATACTTATAACTGGAAGCTGCGGGCCATGCAGATTCGGTGAATATTGTGAACTTCAAATAAATCTATTAAAAAAATTAGGCCATGACGTAGACTTTATCGTCTTAGATAGACCTTCTTCTATCGGCAAAACCGAATTTCTCAATAGATTATCTAAAATATCTGGCTCAAGTTCTATTAGTTCTTATAAAAAATTAAAAGCAGTATATTCTGCCTATAAAATAATAAACTTAATAGATTATATAGAAAAAACTGCTCGTTATAAGGCAGGTTTTGAATTAAAAAAAGGAGAATGCAAAAAAATACTGCAAACTTGTAAAAAATCCGCTTTAACCTGTAACAATGCTGAATCTATGATTGATTTGCTAACAAAATATAAGCATATGATAAACCATGTTCCTATAGATTCTACTAAAACCCCTTTAAAGGTTTCAATAATTGGTGAAATTTATACCATACTAGAACCATTCTCAAACCTTTATATTGAAAATAAGTTAATGGATTTGGGAATATCTACACAAAAAAATATAACCCCAAGTTGGTGGTTTAAAGATGCTATGTTATCAAATTTAAATTTAAATTCTATAAACTTAAGAATGAATTCAAAAAAATATCTTCCATATTATATAGGTGGTCATGGAAGAGAATGTGTAGGTGAAGCTGTTATGGCAAGCAATTCTGGCTTCGATGGTGCAATACAGTTATTTCCTATGGGCTGTATGCCTGAAATTGTGTCAAAGTCAATATTACCTACAATATCTAGGGATAAAGATTTCCCTATATTATCATTAATAATAGATGAAATGACTGGTGATGCAGGTTATATGACGAGAATTGAAGCATTTATAGACTTACTAGAAAGGAGAAAAAATAGATGTATTATATAGGTGTTGATGTTGGTTCTGTAAGTACAGATATAGTTATGTTAAATGAGAAAATCGAGGTCGTAGATAGTTTATATTTAAGAACTAAAGGTAGACCGATAAGCGCTATTAAAGAAGGCTTTAAATTCTTAAGCACCAAATATAGCGATGATCAAATACTTGGAGTAGGAACAACTGGAAGTGGTAGAGAAATTGCTTCTTACGTTCTTGGTGCAGATGCTGTAAAAAATGAAATAACAGCTCACGCCGTAGCTGCTTTAAATATAAACAAAAATGTAAGAACCATAATAGAAATAGGCGGTCAAGACTCTAAAATCATAATATTAAAAGATGGTATTGTTACTGATTTCGCTATGAATACAGTTTGTGCCGCTGGAACTGGATCATTTCTTGATAGGCAAGCAGAGAGACTCGATATACCTATTGAAGACTTTGGAAAATATGCTCTTAAATCAACTTGTTCTGTACGTATTGCTGGAAGATGTGCTGTTTTTGCAGAATCTGACATGATACACAAACAACAGTTAGGTTACAAGGAAGAGGATATTATAAAAGGTCTTTGTGATGCTCTTGTTAGAAATTATTTTAGTAACGTTGGAAAAGGCAAAGAAATTCTTCCCGAAATATTCTTTCAAGGTGGTGTAGCATCGAATGTAGGAATGAAAACCTCATTCGAAAATTATCTAGGATTTAAGGTCACAATACCACCACATCATAAAGTAATGGGAGCAATTGGTGCCGCTTTAATTGCCAAAGAAACGCTTGCCAAACAGAAAAAGCATACAAATTTTAATGGATTTGCCTTGTCAAATACCGATTTTCATTCTCAAAGCTTTGAATGCGTTGGCTGCTCAAATAGATGCGAAGTTGTTAGAATAAAGAATAACAATTCCACTATAGGTGCATTTGGCGATAGATGTGGAAAATGGAGTAAAAGTAGCGCAGTATAGGATAATTTTAACCACATTTAGTATTATTACAATAATATGAAATTATTTTGTTAATTTTAGTTTCATATTGTATAATGTATAGTATAGAATTTATATATTATATGGTAATAGTAATAAGGGTGGTTGTTATTATGAGAAAAAAAAATGAGCAAAGAAAATTCAAACGAACTGACTACAAGTGTAATGTAGATTCTTTTATACTTAATGGAGAATTGCAATTGGAACAAGTTGAAATCCTCGATATAAGTGAAGCTGGTGCAAGAATTCATGTGCCAAAAAGAATAAATGTAGGTGACAGAGTTACCTTTAACTTTAAAATGGGCTCTTTAAACATAACCTGTAATGCAACAATTGTTTGGGGAACAAGCAGTTTAACAGACGGCTTTATTAATGGATGTAAGTTTGATATCCTGGCCACAGACAAGCGTCTTTTAAAACTTTTTATAGATTCCCTTTATAATAAAAACTTTATTTCTTTATACAGAGATAAACAAACATATATAGTTCCAAATATGTATTTAACTTTAAACTTATCTAATACTGATATATACAGAGTATTCCAATACGCTACTTATCAATTAGGTACTTTAAAGAAAACTGATAATAAGTATGATTTGGCTATACATGATAATCTTGTTAATAGGCTAAATGACTATCTTAATAATAATTTAGATTGTTTTAAGGTAAGTATATATGAATCTACTCAATTTAAAAGAATAATAGATTTTTGTATCTTGAGTCTTCAGTATAATGATGAAAATATATCAGCTTTAAGGTTAGAAGATCTTGATATGTCAGATTTTGATAGTGACCGTGCTGAAAAATACAAAAATGATTTTGAAAAACTTCCTGAAGATATTAGACTAGAAGCTATAACTGAAATATCTAAATCTTTATCAGCCAAAGGATTAAAAGTTTTGAATTAGTACCACGTTATAAACTTCTTGAAATAAGTTAAGTTTAGTAATATTATATATAGTGAAGCTACGTTTGCTAAAGCTTAATATTATAAAAACACATTAACATTGTATTTTTGTAATATATGAGTTTGTTTTGCAGTAGTTTCACTATATATATTTATATTTATTAATTAGAAATATACATATCATATATGTATATTTTT is from Clostridium acetobutylicum ATCC 824 and encodes:
- a CDS encoding patatin-like phospholipase family protein — translated: MNNIGLILEGGGMRGVYTAGVLDFFMDKNLYFPYVSGVSMGACNAASYVSKQRGRTKSVTVDLADDSRYISLKNFIKYKSIFGMDFIFDEVPNKLFPFDFNTFSNSTQKLVIGTTDCLTGKEVYFSHSSSNDILDIIRASSSLPFISEPVKINNYTLMDGGIADPIPIKRSIEDGNAKNVLILTREADYIKNPFKHNWILSKKYSQFKGLCKAILNRHKLYNETLKYISHLENTGKVFIIRPTFSPKVKRIEKNKSRLNALYLEGYKDAEKNYDKLLQFLNSN
- a CDS encoding acyl-CoA dehydratase activase-related protein codes for the protein MKIGFPKGLLYCNYYPFFNSFFSELGCSIVTSPDTNKEILNLGVKYCIDEACLPIKIFHGHVAYLKDKCDYMFIPRLMSISSNESICPKFCGLPEMIKNSIPDFPDMISYPIYMDTEKNFMKFIKKCGHLFTMNNFKIQKAYLKGKSAQADFLSKNKIHKVHNIKVALAGHPYNIFDSYTNLNLIKKLDELNIGILTEKDIDENLINKQMKTLFKKPFWTFARKSYGFSTFCAKNNLVNGIIYVSSFACGIDSVVLELIKKELSNFPILVLKIDEQTGEAGFNTRLEAFSDMLERRYNFNENNISQPR
- a CDS encoding 2-hydroxyglutaryl-CoA dehydratase — protein: MKITFPNLGNTLYAAKALFDNLEIEYVLPPNSSKKCLEIGSLYSPEDICLPFKIMIGAYIDSIERGADTILITGSCGPCRFGEYCELQINLLKKLGHDVDFIVLDRPSSIGKTEFLNRLSKISGSSSISSYKKLKAVYSAYKIINLIDYIEKTARYKAGFELKKGECKKILQTCKKSALTCNNAESMIDLLTKYKHMINHVPIDSTKTPLKVSIIGEIYTILEPFSNLYIENKLMDLGISTQKNITPSWWFKDAMLSNLNLNSINLRMNSKKYLPYYIGGHGRECVGEAVMASNSGFDGAIQLFPMGCMPEIVSKSILPTISRDKDFPILSLIIDEMTGDAGYMTRIEAFIDLLERRKNRCII
- a CDS encoding acyl-CoA dehydratase activase, which encodes MYYIGVDVGSVSTDIVMLNEKIEVVDSLYLRTKGRPISAIKEGFKFLSTKYSDDQILGVGTTGSGREIASYVLGADAVKNEITAHAVAALNINKNVRTIIEIGGQDSKIIILKDGIVTDFAMNTVCAAGTGSFLDRQAERLDIPIEDFGKYALKSTCSVRIAGRCAVFAESDMIHKQQLGYKEEDIIKGLCDALVRNYFSNVGKGKEILPEIFFQGGVASNVGMKTSFENYLGFKVTIPPHHKVMGAIGAALIAKETLAKQKKHTNFNGFALSNTDFHSQSFECVGCSNRCEVVRIKNNNSTIGAFGDRCGKWSKSSAV
- a CDS encoding PilZ domain-containing protein, translated to MRKKNEQRKFKRTDYKCNVDSFILNGELQLEQVEILDISEAGARIHVPKRINVGDRVTFNFKMGSLNITCNATIVWGTSSLTDGFINGCKFDILATDKRLLKLFIDSLYNKNFISLYRDKQTYIVPNMYLTLNLSNTDIYRVFQYATYQLGTLKKTDNKYDLAIHDNLVNRLNDYLNNNLDCFKVSIYESTQFKRIIDFCILSLQYNDENISALRLEDLDMSDFDSDRAEKYKNDFEKLPEDIRLEAITEISKSLSAKGLKVLN